The Streptomyces sp. NBC_01255 genome window below encodes:
- a CDS encoding radical SAM protein: MPFKDIKREDIHIYLDLDTKVGKNTCGQKCTHCWFVNYEKVYDKSFAMEEGPRILEGLQSHGYHVYPRYVDSFAYDGEFMRIYGPANNREFRQESDHKPTETMEKGDAWTSGRPLLADNWTELLDLAVKNGYGTISITYHGVIDEDLKVIDHKTYPIKGVFSGAETEEVLRRIAEYNKGVDPEDAFRVNIGVTIGTHNHGRTSLERYAHYFNKLGVATVRFNNFTDHGGRHPELRLSREEIEQAYRDFKWVHDTIPLGFQLGVSEDFGTFGIKAMGFPGHVGWCRAGRQLFAAIPAQEEVLSDGPEGRREKIGDVVGCVNTFEPHLGILVRTVTTGEAGDSTTYDVEFDHDEIEAFTAKRLAGTYKDGCFATELSEELGLISRVPARRRLPLLVDSQS; the protein is encoded by the coding sequence ATGCCCTTCAAGGACATCAAGCGCGAGGACATCCACATCTACCTCGACCTCGACACCAAGGTCGGAAAGAACACGTGCGGGCAGAAGTGCACGCACTGTTGGTTCGTCAACTACGAGAAGGTCTACGACAAGTCCTTCGCCATGGAGGAGGGCCCCCGCATCCTGGAGGGGCTCCAGTCGCACGGCTACCACGTCTACCCCCGCTACGTGGACAGCTTCGCCTACGACGGCGAGTTCATGCGGATCTACGGACCGGCCAACAACCGCGAGTTCCGGCAGGAGTCCGACCACAAGCCCACCGAGACGATGGAGAAGGGCGACGCCTGGACCAGCGGCCGCCCGCTGCTCGCCGACAACTGGACCGAGCTCCTCGACCTGGCCGTCAAGAACGGCTACGGCACCATCTCCATCACCTACCACGGCGTGATCGACGAGGACCTCAAGGTCATCGACCACAAGACCTACCCCATCAAGGGCGTCTTCTCCGGCGCGGAGACCGAGGAGGTGCTGCGCCGCATCGCCGAATACAACAAGGGCGTCGACCCCGAGGACGCCTTCCGGGTCAACATCGGCGTCACCATCGGCACCCACAACCACGGCCGCACCTCCCTGGAGCGCTACGCCCACTACTTCAACAAGCTGGGCGTGGCCACCGTCCGGTTCAACAACTTCACCGACCACGGAGGCCGCCACCCCGAACTGCGCCTCTCGCGCGAGGAGATCGAGCAGGCGTACCGCGACTTCAAGTGGGTCCACGACACGATCCCGCTCGGATTCCAGCTCGGCGTCAGCGAGGACTTCGGCACCTTCGGCATCAAGGCCATGGGCTTCCCCGGCCACGTCGGCTGGTGCCGGGCCGGCCGTCAGCTGTTCGCCGCCATCCCCGCGCAGGAGGAGGTCCTCTCCGACGGCCCCGAAGGCCGCCGCGAGAAGATCGGCGACGTCGTCGGCTGCGTCAACACCTTCGAGCCGCACCTGGGGATCCTGGTCCGCACGGTCACCACCGGCGAGGCGGGCGACAGCACCACGTACGACGTGGAGTTCGACCACGACGAGATCGAGGCGTTCACCGCCAAGCGGCTCGCCGGCACGTACAAGGACGGCTGCTTCGCCACTGAACTGTCCGAGGAGCTCGGCCTGATCTCCCGGGTCCCCGCGCGGCGCCGCCTGCCGCTCCTCGTCGACTCGCAGAGCTGA